In Bradyrhizobium sp. 170, the DNA window AGCCGTCACAAAAGAGGGCTTGGGCGCGTGCGGCAAGCCGCACCGGCGCCACCCGTCTACCGAAAACGATCCCAATACACTGGTGTCCGAGGCAGATGCCAAGAATGGGGAGGCACCTGAAGGTTCGCGGACATCGCCGTAGATATCCTGGCCTCACTTGGGGTGCAGGGGCCAGGAGAAATCACCACTGCGAGCGGCTTGAGGTCAACAAATCTCTGACGCAACGAGAACACCGGCGGCCACACGGAAATCTATCCAACAAGGGCGTTTAGAAAGCCCTGTTCTGCATGCTCCGGGCTTCACGTTACGGGGCATCTAGAACGTTTAAACCGTACTTTTGGATCTGTTCGGTCAGGAGTGCATTGAAGCAGGATAGGATGTTGTGCGGTCAAGGACCAAGCTTCGTCGGGCAAACGGGCGAACGATCCGTGTTGCCCGAGGCAGACTGCTGCCTCAACCCGCGGCTTGAAGGCGATGACAAAACGACAGCATCTACATGCGCGCCAATTCAGCAACGAAAGCCCGTTCACAGGCTTCCACGTCGATCCATTGTCAGTTCCCATGCGTCCTGCGCCGAAGGCCGATCCTTTGTCCCGCCGCCGTAGGAGGGCGGTTGTCAGCGGAGTTTCAGTCATGGTCCTATGCGTTCCGAAAAAAGCCGTGCCTTTGCAAAATTGGCAGCAGCTCATGATGGTCATGAATGATGTAATCCGGCTGCGCAGCCTGCAAACGCGACTCGGAAACAAATCCGCCGGTAATGGATATGCTGATAAGCCCGAGGTCGCGTGCAATTTCCGTTTCAACCGGCATATCGCCGATGATGAAGGTTGACTCTGGCTTCAGATTATTTGCTTGCATATACAGGCGAAGCCGTTCGCCTTTGCTCATGCTTTTGAATTGAGTGGCGCGGCTTTCGAAGGCTAGAACCTCGTTGACGCAATCGTCGATTCCAAGCCTGCGGATTTGGGAACGAAGAGGATCGACTATATAGCTGCTGAGAACGATCGTTGAGACCGCCTGTCGACGTGCCGCTTCTAAAATGCAGCGCGCGCCTTTGCGCAGATCGGCCTTGCGCGCCAGCGGTTCGTAGGTGTCGTGAAAAATAGCGCTGCCATCGCTATCCACGATTGCGGCTTCACCTTCCGACATTCCGACACTGCGGTAAAGAACAGAAAGCGGGAGCTCGCACTGTTGCCGAAAAGTTGGCATATCGATATCAGGGCGACCGAAGCGCCCTAGAATGAGATTGATCGTTTTCAGCAACGCATCGGCGTCGTCGAGCAGCGTGCCATTCCAATCAAATACTAGAGTAGGTTTCATGATGACCTCAGGCAACGGCTGATTCCGGGAAGGGAAGATCGGCGATTAACTTGTTCAAATTCTTGTTCGCGCGTTTTTGCCCCGCTGGGGTTGGCATCTCGAACGTAAACGGCGACAAATCGATTCCATCATGCCCCTGCGGAAGCAAGGATACGAGAACTTGGAAGGGTAGATAAGTGATAGTCGCAGCATCGATGGATACGGCAATTGTGCTTTCGATGATCCTGAGCATTTGCGGTTCGATGTTATGAAAACGCAGGCTTTGCTTCCGCTGTTCGGATGGCAGAGCTTTCCATATTTGCCAGAACACCAACTCATCCATCGTGTCGATACCCATGCCGTAGTAATTTGGCGCCACTATAGGTGGTGAACCGATTACCCAATGCACAGCCTTTGCCCCGGCGGAAAGGAGCATATTCGTGACAGCCCGACTCGTATCGCCGCGAATGAGGGCTTCATCGACCATGATTATGGTGCTGTCAGCAACGTCCTCCTCTGCGACACGGTATT includes these proteins:
- a CDS encoding HAD hydrolase-like protein, which codes for MPEVIMKPTLVFDWNGTLLDDADALLKTINLILGRFGRPDIDMPTFRQQCELPLSVLYRSVGMSEGEAAIVDSDGSAIFHDTYEPLARKADLRKGARCILEAARRQAVSTIVLSSYIVDPLRSQIRRLGIDDCVNEVLAFESRATQFKSMSKGERLRLYMQANNLKPESTFIIGDMPVETEIARDLGLISISITGGFVSESRLQAAQPDYIIHDHHELLPILQRHGFFRNA